In Blattabacterium cuenoti, the following proteins share a genomic window:
- a CDS encoding FtsL-like putative cell division protein — MIFIKIIKDLLKGKFLVKEDAYRNWNFIVFLTILSLISITSSHMMDRKIRKITKISEEIKELKSEYVDLHSKCMQMQLSSFIKKKLVNELKYLESPPYELVLNEKQ, encoded by the coding sequence ATGATATTTATAAAAATTATTAAAGATCTTTTAAAAGGAAAATTTTTAGTAAAAGAAGATGCTTATCGCAATTGGAATTTTATTGTATTTCTTACTATACTATCTTTAATTAGTATTACTAGTTCTCATATGATGGATAGAAAAATTAGAAAAATAACTAAAATTAGTGAAGAAATAAAGGAATTGAAATCTGAATATGTAGATTTACATAGTAAATGTATGCAAATGCAATTGTCTTCGTTTATAAAAAAAAAATTAGTAAATGAATTAAAATATTTAGAATCACCTCCATATGAATTGGTTTTAAATGAAAAACAATAG
- a CDS encoding UDP-N-acetylmuramoyl-L-alanyl-D-glutamate--2,6-diaminopimelate ligase, giving the protein MKKMLRDVLKKVSILKIIGIDTVFIEGIAISSKEVNKNMIFVAKNGENTDGHKFIVDAIEKGANTILCEVIPVNNRYENVTYVSVTDSMIALGIISSNFYDHPTKKIKLIGVTGTNGKTSVVNILHQLFNSMGKKSILISTVGIVIISKKYPTTHTTPNIIDINKYLNLSIKKGCEYAFMEVSSHGIYQKRIFGLLFIGGIFTNITHDHLDYHKNFNNYLSTKKSFFESLSKESFALINSDDKNSKNIIKNILAKTFFYGLKKDVDFKIKILENSINGIKLLINGKKAYTKLIGEFNVYNILASYATSILLLGEKQNNKIIETIKSIKPIKGRFEQFSSKSGIKIIVDYAHNPDALNTIFNAIKKIKKNENRLICVIGCGGDRDKKKRSLMGKLVYEKCNVSIFTSDNPRNEDPEKILIDMKNFKSYLKKNILTFVSRKKAIETAIKIAKKKDIILIAGKGHEIFQEVKGKYYPFDDMKIAKEILRKYYHL; this is encoded by the coding sequence ATGAAAAAAATGTTAAGAGATGTTTTAAAAAAAGTATCTATACTTAAGATAATAGGAATAGATACTGTATTTATTGAAGGAATTGCTATATCTTCTAAAGAAGTAAATAAAAATATGATTTTTGTTGCAAAAAATGGAGAAAATACAGATGGACATAAATTTATCGTGGATGCTATAGAAAAAGGAGCTAACACAATCCTTTGCGAGGTAATTCCTGTTAATAACAGATATGAAAATGTAACCTATGTTTCCGTTACAGATTCCATGATTGCTTTAGGTATTATATCTTCTAATTTTTATGATCATCCTACAAAAAAAATAAAATTAATAGGTGTAACCGGTACAAATGGAAAAACTTCCGTTGTAAACATATTACATCAATTATTTAATAGTATGGGTAAAAAAAGTATACTAATTTCCACTGTTGGTATAGTCATAATATCTAAAAAATATCCTACAACCCATACAACTCCAAATATTATTGATATTAATAAATATTTAAATTTATCAATTAAAAAAGGATGCGAATATGCTTTTATGGAAGTAAGTTCACATGGAATTTATCAGAAAAGGATTTTTGGATTATTATTTATCGGTGGGATATTTACTAATATAACACATGATCATTTAGATTATCATAAGAATTTTAATAATTATTTATCTACTAAAAAGTCATTTTTCGAAAGTTTATCGAAAGAATCATTCGCACTAATTAATTCTGATGATAAAAATTCAAAAAATATAATAAAAAATATTTTAGCGAAAACATTTTTTTATGGATTAAAAAAAGATGTAGATTTCAAAATAAAGATTTTGGAAAATAGCATTAATGGAATTAAATTATTGATCAATGGAAAAAAAGCATATACAAAATTAATCGGAGAATTCAATGTCTATAACATATTAGCAAGTTATGCTACATCTATATTATTATTAGGAGAAAAACAAAACAATAAAATTATTGAAACAATAAAAAGTATAAAACCAATAAAAGGACGTTTTGAACAATTTTCATCAAAATCTGGAATTAAAATAATTGTAGATTATGCTCATAATCCAGATGCATTAAATACAATATTTAATGCTATTAAAAAAATTAAAAAAAATGAAAATAGATTAATTTGTGTAATAGGTTGTGGAGGGGATAGAGATAAAAAAAAACGTTCTTTAATGGGAAAATTAGTATATGAAAAATGTAACGTATCTATTTTTACATCTGATAATCCTAGAAACGAGGATCCAGAAAAAATATTAATTGATATGAAAAATTTTAAATCATATCTAAAAAAAAATATTTTAACTTTTGTTAGCCGAAAAAAAGCTATTGAAACAGCAATAAAAATTGCAAAAAAAAAAGATATTATTTTGATAGCGGGAAAAGGACATGAAATTTTTCAAGAAGTAAAAGGAAAATATTATCCTTTTGACGATATGAAAATCGCTAAAGAAATATTAAGAAAATATTATCATTTGTAA
- a CDS encoding penicillin-binding protein, which yields MKQEKKDRYTLLYKSYLISFIFMFIAALIIFNLLYIQNYSEGYKKSVIEKAIRTNVIKAKRGNIYASDSSILAMSVIKYDIHIDFKSISNKLFQENIVSLCNSLEFLFKKPKIIFYKKFYEEKIKGNRYFLLAKNLDYPHYKILRNFPIFNKGQIRGGFIVEKKSCRIHTLESIGKRTLGYDDHRGKAGLEGAFSKYLKGKDGKRLEQRISSKVWKPLKSENKIDPEDGKDVYSTIDIYLQDIAYHALLQELTISQADHGCVIIMDVNNGEIPAIINLEKTKKNTYEDLRNFAVWEGNEPGSTFKTMAILAAIEDKKIDIDMIVNMKGGVMKLKGRKIKDSHYNGYIEMNPKQILEHSSNVGIAKIIYDNYKENPKKFIKHLYDWKLDKKIGIDIPGEGVPFIPNPGDPNWSSITLPWMTFGYNIKLTPLQILTFYNAIANNGKMIKPVFIKEIKYKEKSIRKNTKPIVIIPSIARESSLTKIQNMLKGVVKNGTAKKYYNPDYPYAGKTGTTQLEYWVKGKPLSYNSSFVGYFPADNPKYSCIVVISKPKIGYYGIEVAVPVFDKIARSIYPRIAKKKLYIKIKNNKENLLSKIIESKSKNIFNNNKLIMPNIISIPGKEIIPLLENMGFNIMYTGIGKVIEQSPYPGKKLKKNQIIYLKLAE from the coding sequence ATGAAACAAGAGAAAAAAGATAGATATACTTTGTTATATAAGTCTTACTTAATTAGTTTTATTTTCATGTTTATTGCAGCTTTGATTATTTTTAATTTATTGTATATTCAAAATTATTCAGAAGGATATAAAAAATCAGTTATAGAAAAAGCAATAAGAACAAATGTTATTAAAGCTAAACGTGGTAATATTTATGCATCAGATAGTAGTATTTTGGCTATGTCTGTTATAAAATATGATATTCATATCGATTTCAAATCAATATCTAATAAATTATTTCAAGAAAATATTGTTTCTTTATGTAATTCATTGGAATTTTTATTTAAAAAACCAAAAATTATATTTTATAAAAAATTTTATGAAGAAAAAATAAAGGGAAATAGATATTTTTTATTAGCTAAAAATTTAGATTATCCGCATTATAAAATTTTACGAAATTTTCCCATTTTTAATAAAGGACAAATACGGGGTGGTTTTATTGTAGAAAAAAAATCATGTAGAATTCATACATTGGAAAGTATTGGAAAAAGAACTTTAGGATACGATGATCATAGAGGAAAAGCTGGATTAGAAGGAGCTTTTAGCAAATATTTAAAAGGTAAAGATGGAAAAAGATTAGAACAGAGAATCAGTTCTAAAGTATGGAAACCATTAAAATCAGAAAATAAAATTGATCCAGAAGATGGAAAAGATGTTTATTCTACTATAGATATTTATCTACAAGACATTGCTTATCATGCATTATTACAAGAATTAACTATATCTCAAGCAGATCATGGATGTGTAATTATTATGGATGTAAATAATGGAGAAATTCCTGCTATTATTAATCTTGAGAAAACTAAAAAAAATACTTATGAAGATTTAAGAAATTTTGCTGTATGGGAGGGGAATGAACCAGGATCTACTTTTAAAACTATGGCAATTCTAGCAGCTATTGAAGATAAAAAAATAGATATAGATATGATTGTAAATATGAAAGGTGGAGTAATGAAATTAAAAGGGAGAAAAATAAAGGATAGTCATTATAATGGATATATAGAAATGAATCCTAAACAAATTTTAGAACATTCTTCTAATGTTGGTATTGCAAAAATCATTTATGATAATTATAAGGAAAATCCAAAAAAATTTATAAAACATCTATATGATTGGAAATTAGATAAAAAAATAGGAATAGATATCCCAGGAGAAGGGGTCCCATTTATACCAAACCCTGGAGATCCAAATTGGAGTAGTATTACATTGCCGTGGATGACTTTTGGATATAATATTAAATTAACTCCTTTACAAATTCTAACGTTTTATAATGCAATAGCAAATAACGGAAAAATGATTAAACCTGTATTTATTAAGGAAATAAAATATAAAGAAAAAAGCATTCGTAAAAATACAAAACCTATCGTTATAATTCCTTCTATAGCTAGAGAATCTTCTTTAACAAAAATTCAAAATATGTTAAAAGGAGTTGTTAAAAATGGAACAGCCAAAAAATATTATAATCCAGATTATCCATATGCAGGAAAAACAGGTACTACTCAATTAGAGTATTGGGTTAAAGGTAAACCTTTATCTTATAACAGTTCTTTTGTTGGATATTTTCCTGCAGATAATCCAAAATATTCTTGTATTGTGGTCATCTCCAAACCAAAGATAGGATACTATGGAATTGAAGTAGCGGTTCCAGTTTTTGATAAGATAGCTAGATCTATTTATCCAAGAATAGCTAAGAAAAAGTTATATATAAAAATAAAAAATAATAAAGAAAATTTATTAAGTAAAATCATAGAATCAAAATCTAAAAACATCTTTAATAATAATAAATTAATTATGCCTAATATAATTTCTATTCCTGGAAAAGAAATCATTCCATTATTAGAAAATATGGGGTTTAACATAATGTATACAGGAATTGGAAAAGTAATCGAACAATCTCCCTACCCTGGTAAAAAATTGAAGAAAAATCAAATTATATATTTGAAATTAGCAGAATGA
- the tgt gene encoding tRNA guanosine(34) transglycosylase Tgt codes for MEFNLIKTDNYSKARIGIIKTDHGKINTPAFMPVASKGYVKSVSIAELYKMSNIILSNTYHLYLQPGIDILYEAGGIHSFINWKKSILTDSGGFQIFSMRNLNKITEDGVIFKSIINGSYHFLSPEKSMEIQRFIGGDIIMAFDDCPPFPCSYNMAIKSLKKTHLWLERCYSYLKKNPEKYNYKQSFFPISQGSIYPDLRKYSVEKITSLEVDGYAIGGLSLGEKKEKTYDITNLVTDFLPKNKPRYLMGVGTPVDILEGISTGVDIFDCVIPTRNGRHGMLFTWNGIINIKNNKWKKDFSCLDEFGNSYIDHLYSKSYVRHLFLSKDNLAKEIASIHNLSFYSNLLKQARFHIMNNNFLSWKRSIVPLLSQRL; via the coding sequence ATGGAATTTAATTTAATAAAAACAGATAATTATTCTAAAGCTAGAATAGGCATTATAAAGACAGATCATGGAAAAATAAATACTCCAGCTTTCATGCCAGTAGCATCAAAAGGATATGTTAAATCTGTATCTATAGCTGAACTATACAAAATGTCAAATATAATACTTAGTAATACTTATCATTTATATCTTCAACCAGGAATAGATATATTATACGAAGCAGGAGGTATTCATTCTTTCATTAACTGGAAAAAATCTATTTTAACAGATAGTGGTGGGTTTCAAATTTTTTCTATGAGAAACTTAAATAAAATAACTGAAGATGGTGTAATTTTTAAATCCATTATAAATGGATCTTATCATTTTTTATCTCCAGAAAAATCTATGGAAATTCAACGTTTTATAGGAGGAGACATAATAATGGCTTTTGACGATTGTCCTCCTTTCCCTTGTAGTTATAATATGGCTATAAAATCTTTGAAAAAAACCCATTTATGGTTAGAAAGATGTTATTCTTATCTAAAAAAAAATCCGGAAAAATATAACTATAAACAAAGTTTTTTTCCTATTTCACAAGGTAGTATTTATCCAGATTTGAGAAAATATTCTGTAGAAAAAATTACTTCATTAGAAGTTGATGGATATGCTATAGGAGGATTAAGTTTAGGAGAAAAAAAAGAAAAAACTTATGATATCACTAATTTGGTAACGGATTTTTTACCTAAGAATAAACCTAGGTATTTAATGGGGGTAGGAACACCTGTAGATATTCTTGAAGGAATATCTACAGGTGTAGATATATTTGATTGTGTAATACCTACAAGAAATGGACGTCATGGAATGTTATTCACATGGAATGGGATTATTAATATAAAAAATAACAAATGGAAAAAAGATTTTTCATGTTTAGATGAATTTGGAAATTCTTATATAGATCATTTATATAGTAAATCTTATGTGAGACATCTTTTTCTTTCTAAGGATAATTTAGCTAAAGAAATAGCTTCTATTCATAATCTTTCTTTTTATTCTAATTTACTGAAACAAGCAAGATTTCATATTATGAACAATAATTTTTTATCTTGGAAAAGATCGATTGTCCCATTATTAAGCCAACGATTGTAA
- a CDS encoding phospho-N-acetylmuramoyl-pentapeptide-transferase has translation MVRFLSLFSENHVFNRSLLAFFLSFCIAFILYKKIINWNRNKKNIIGENIRNLDILGQKEKEGTPTMGGIVIIFSTIVSTILFSSLKNIYVIILIITTIYMGGIGFIDDYIKIKYNKEGISVINKLLGQIILGFFIGITIYFNDNVQDINNIKKNNNKEHITTFPLLKRKFRKKFDYSSILEWYNKGFKKYTWIIFIPIVIFTMIFISNGANITDGMDGLTAGVSLIIFITLSIISIISSNRIYSNYFNFIYIPNIKETIIFSFSFIGSLISFIWYNTYPAKIFMGDTGSLTIGAVIATLAIINKKELILPILCGIFFIENISVIIQVLYFMYYKKKYGVGKRIFLMAPIHHHFQKLGYHENTISNRFIIIQIMFSVLVLILLIY, from the coding sequence ATGGTGAGGTTTTTGTCACTTTTTAGTGAAAATCATGTATTCAACAGATCTTTATTAGCTTTTTTTTTATCGTTTTGTATAGCTTTTATTCTTTATAAAAAGATTATCAATTGGAATCGTAATAAAAAAAATATAATAGGAGAAAATATAAGAAATTTAGATATTTTAGGACAAAAAGAAAAAGAAGGAACCCCAACAATGGGTGGAATTGTAATTATATTTTCTACGATAGTTTCAACTATTCTATTTTCTTCATTAAAAAATATATATGTGATAATATTGATTATCACAACTATTTATATGGGAGGTATTGGATTTATAGATGATTATATTAAAATAAAATATAATAAAGAAGGAATTAGTGTAATCAATAAATTATTAGGACAAATCATATTAGGATTTTTTATTGGAATTACAATTTATTTCAATGATAATGTTCAAGACATAAATAATATTAAAAAAAATAATAATAAAGAACATATTACCACTTTTCCACTATTAAAAAGAAAATTTAGAAAAAAATTTGATTATTCATCTATTTTAGAATGGTATAACAAAGGATTCAAAAAATACACATGGATTATTTTTATTCCTATTGTAATTTTTACTATGATATTCATATCTAATGGAGCTAACATTACAGATGGGATGGATGGATTGACAGCTGGAGTATCTTTGATTATTTTTATTACTTTATCTATTATATCTATTATTTCTAGCAATAGAATATATTCTAATTATTTTAATTTTATATATATTCCTAATATCAAAGAAACAATTATTTTTTCTTTTTCTTTTATAGGATCTTTAATTAGTTTTATTTGGTACAATACTTATCCTGCAAAAATATTTATGGGAGATACTGGAAGCTTAACGATAGGAGCGGTGATAGCTACACTAGCTATCATCAATAAAAAAGAATTGATCCTTCCTATTTTATGTGGTATTTTCTTTATAGAAAATATTTCTGTTATAATACAAGTATTATATTTTATGTATTATAAAAAAAAATATGGAGTAGGAAAAAGAATTTTCCTTATGGCTCCTATACATCATCATTTTCAAAAACTTGGATATCACGAAAACACCATTTCCAATCGTTTTATTATCATACAAATAATGTTTTCAGTATTAGTATTGATTTTATTAATTTATTAA
- the rsmH gene encoding 16S rRNA (cytosine(1402)-N(4))-methyltransferase RsmH — protein sequence MNKNYHHKPVLTKESIENLITDKNGIYIDATFGGGGHSYAILNSLNERGKLISLDQDKESVNMNCIKDKRLHLFHSSFIKILNILNKKNIRKVSGILVDLGMSSYQLDNIERGFSNQSNCILDMRMNKESTYSAKNVINESSKEKLFFIFKEYGEFKNAKKISSKIIEARSKNNILFSSDLVNLFFIKGTFKKRKKFLSRLFQSIRIEVNDEINALKYFLVQSSKILLPKGRIAVISYHSIEDRITKYFFKKGILKEKIFKPLPFRMIHKKVIKPSFQEIINNPRSRSARLRIAEKI from the coding sequence ATGAATAAAAATTACCATCATAAACCAGTTCTTACAAAAGAAAGTATAGAAAACTTGATCACAGATAAAAATGGAATTTATATAGACGCAACATTTGGAGGAGGTGGCCATTCTTATGCTATTTTAAATTCCTTAAATGAAAGAGGTAAACTTATATCCTTAGATCAGGATAAGGAATCCGTAAATATGAATTGCATTAAAGATAAAAGATTACACTTATTTCACAGTAGTTTTATTAAAATACTAAATATTTTAAATAAAAAAAATATTAGAAAAGTATCAGGAATATTAGTAGACTTAGGAATGTCTTCTTATCAATTAGATAATATTGAAAGAGGTTTTTCTAATCAATCCAATTGCATTTTGGATATGAGAATGAATAAAGAGTCTACTTATTCAGCTAAAAATGTTATTAATGAATCTTCAAAAGAAAAACTATTTTTTATATTTAAGGAATACGGAGAATTTAAAAATGCAAAAAAAATTTCTTCTAAAATAATAGAAGCTCGTTCAAAAAATAATATACTATTTTCTTCAGATTTAGTTAATCTTTTTTTTATAAAAGGTACTTTTAAAAAACGAAAAAAATTTTTATCTAGACTTTTTCAGTCTATACGAATAGAAGTTAATGATGAGATCAATGCACTAAAATATTTTTTAGTTCAATCTTCTAAAATTCTTTTACCAAAAGGTAGAATAGCTGTGATTTCATATCACTCTATAGAAGATCGAATTACTAAATATTTTTTTAAGAAAGGAATTTTAAAAGAAAAAATATTTAAACCTCTTCCATTTAGAATGATACATAAAAAAGTTATAAAACCAAGTTTTCAAGAAATCATAAATAATCCAAGATCAAGAAGTGCTAGATTAAGAATAGCAGAAAAAATTTAA
- a CDS encoding LptF/LptG family permease, whose product MKIIDRYIFRSLIKTFIFITISLQLLSIVIDLSQRMHRLESNHGSIKDALIYYYPFWSVWLANTFSPISVFLSVIFFTSKLTKNSEITALLASGISFQRITFPYLLSATIISMTSIMINYYILPIANKNKNKFHYQYLLSSNYKKKYENDQNVSAQISSKEYIFIRNFSREKNIGKYFVYQKFIGNKLIYILKSKNIYWNKKSKVYVLHDYIETTIHKNNDFFVKGFYKVIKLSLTPEEFLPEEYIAENMNISELKKFIDIEKRRGNKDINIYLNEFYQRTSLPLSTFIFTILGLSLSLKKGEIGGNIIIGIILSFIYIFFIELTKVYSIKNYIPPYLSVCIPNIFFGIITTYYYIKITK is encoded by the coding sequence ATGAAAATTATTGACCGTTATATTTTTCGTAGTTTGATCAAAACTTTTATATTCATAACTATCTCTCTTCAGTTATTATCTATAGTTATAGATCTTTCTCAAAGAATGCATCGTCTAGAAAGTAATCATGGATCAATAAAAGATGCTTTGATTTATTACTATCCATTTTGGTCGGTATGGTTAGCTAATACTTTCAGCCCTATATCTGTTTTTTTATCTGTTATATTTTTCACATCTAAATTAACAAAAAACTCAGAAATAACTGCACTTTTAGCAAGTGGTATTAGTTTTCAAAGAATAACTTTTCCATATTTACTATCAGCTACTATCATAAGCATGACTTCTATAATGATCAATTATTATATTCTTCCAATAGCTAATAAAAATAAAAATAAATTTCATTATCAATATTTGTTAAGTTCAAACTATAAAAAAAAATACGAAAATGATCAAAATGTAAGTGCTCAAATTTCAAGTAAAGAATATATTTTTATCAGAAATTTTTCAAGAGAAAAAAATATAGGAAAATATTTTGTATATCAAAAATTTATTGGAAATAAATTAATATATATTTTAAAATCTAAAAATATTTACTGGAATAAAAAAAGTAAAGTATATGTTTTACATGATTATATAGAAACTACAATTCATAAGAATAATGATTTTTTTGTAAAAGGATTTTATAAAGTTATAAAATTGTCTCTCACTCCTGAAGAGTTTTTACCAGAAGAATATATAGCAGAAAATATGAATATTTCTGAACTGAAAAAATTCATAGATATAGAAAAGAGAAGAGGAAACAAGGATATAAATATTTATTTAAATGAATTTTATCAAAGAACAAGTCTTCCTCTTTCGACTTTTATATTTACTATCTTAGGATTATCTCTTTCCCTAAAAAAAGGAGAAATAGGGGGAAACATTATTATTGGAATTATATTATCTTTCATTTATATATTCTTCATAGAACTTACAAAAGTGTATTCTATAAAAAATTATATTCCCCCTTATTTATCTGTCTGTATTCCAAACATATTTTTTGGAATAATAACAACTTATTATTATATAAAAATAACTAAGTAA
- a CDS encoding trypsin-like peptidase domain-containing protein, with protein MKKIVFYIVLSSMVSSIITIAAYKQYSKGISTPFPSYTNSLSSNSKKTDYLGNSSLVSSAGLPDFTRVVDKTIHAVVNVKNYSKNYNNNQFDPFDFFFGYPDDFGGKEKKPQKNDVPGLHGSGVIISPDGYVVTNNHVVKDAEKIEITLNDQRTYRAKLIGTDPSTDIALLKINENNLPFIYFSDSNKVQVGEWVLAIGNPFDLNSTVTAGIISAKNRNLGILKGEAPSAIESFFQTDAAVNPGNSGGALVNTNGELIGINTAISSSSGNFIGYSFAAPSNLVAKVIKDIKKYGSVQRAYLGIKGIDLSKVEYLKYYNKETNQNIKPQQGFLIIEVFNKSGAYDAGIKKRDIIKNIDGHPIQNVADLSFIVGTKHPGDKITINIVRDGKKKTFNVILKDLLGRIKIRTKEEISPSELLGATFESISKDYKNDFDIDYGILIKEIKEGRLSSIGMEEGDIILSINGKKMKKPSDVDRVLKKYSGDVTIKSIKQNGQVYIAGFEMD; from the coding sequence ATGAAGAAAATAGTTTTTTATATTGTACTTAGTAGTATGGTGAGCTCTATAATAACCATTGCTGCATATAAACAATATTCTAAAGGAATATCTACACCTTTCCCATCATATACAAATTCTTTATCTTCAAATTCAAAAAAAACGGATTATCTAGGAAATTCATCACTGGTTAGTTCTGCAGGTCTTCCTGATTTTACTAGGGTAGTAGATAAAACAATACATGCAGTAGTAAATGTAAAAAATTATTCTAAAAATTATAATAATAATCAGTTTGATCCATTTGATTTCTTTTTTGGGTATCCTGATGATTTTGGAGGAAAAGAAAAAAAACCTCAAAAAAATGATGTTCCTGGACTTCATGGATCCGGAGTTATTATATCTCCAGATGGATATGTTGTAACTAATAATCATGTGGTAAAAGATGCAGAAAAAATTGAAATAACTCTTAATGATCAAAGAACTTATAGAGCTAAGTTAATAGGAACAGATCCAAGTACAGATATAGCATTATTGAAAATAAATGAGAATAATTTACCTTTTATATATTTTTCTGATTCCAATAAGGTACAAGTAGGAGAATGGGTTTTAGCAATAGGAAATCCCTTTGATTTAAATTCAACTGTAACAGCAGGAATAATAAGTGCTAAAAATAGAAATTTAGGAATATTAAAAGGAGAAGCTCCATCAGCAATAGAATCATTTTTTCAAACAGATGCAGCTGTAAATCCTGGAAATAGTGGAGGAGCTTTGGTAAATACAAATGGTGAATTAATTGGAATAAATACAGCTATTTCTTCTTCCTCAGGAAATTTTATAGGATATAGTTTTGCTGCTCCTTCTAACTTAGTAGCAAAGGTTATAAAAGATATAAAGAAATATGGTTCCGTACAACGTGCTTATTTGGGAATTAAAGGAATAGATCTATCAAAAGTAGAATATCTAAAATATTATAATAAAGAAACAAATCAAAACATAAAACCGCAACAAGGGTTCTTAATAATAGAAGTATTTAATAAAAGCGGGGCATATGACGCTGGTATTAAAAAAAGAGATATAATAAAAAATATAGATGGGCACCCAATACAAAATGTTGCAGATCTTTCTTTTATTGTTGGGACAAAACATCCAGGAGATAAAATAACAATAAACATTGTTAGAGATGGGAAAAAGAAAACTTTTAACGTTATTTTAAAAGATCTACTAGGTAGAATTAAAATAAGAACTAAAGAAGAAATTAGTCCATCTGAATTGTTAGGAGCAACTTTTGAATCTATTAGCAAAGATTATAAAAATGATTTTGATATAGATTACGGTATTCTCATAAAAGAAATTAAAGAGGGGCGTCTTAGTTCTATAGGAATGGAAGAAGGAGATATTATTTTATCTATTAATGGAAAAAAAATGAAAAAACCTAGTGATGTTGATAGAGTTTTAAAAAAATATTCAGGAGATGTTACCATAAAATCTATTAAGCAAAATGGACAAGTATATATAGCTGGATTTGAAATGGACTAA